One window from the genome of Mauremys mutica isolate MM-2020 ecotype Southern chromosome 4, ASM2049712v1, whole genome shotgun sequence encodes:
- the LOC123368350 gene encoding sulfotransferase 1C2-like gives MSEEQTKALTPEKAGRPELGEVEGILLSQATCNEWQRIQSFQARPDDLLICTYPKAGTTWIQEIVDMIQQDGDLEKCKRAPIHHRHPFIEWARPPQPSGVEQAEAMPSPRTLKTHLPVKLLPPSFWEQPCKFLYVARNAKDCMVSYYHFQRMSKVVPDPGPWHEYFEMFMAGKVGWGPWHDHVKGWWKVKDMHCVLFLFYEDMKKDLKREIQKVAQFLGKNLDQELLEKIVYHTTFDVMKDNPLANRSGIPVSIMDQSISPFMRKGTVGDWKNHFTVAQNERFDDDYEEKMAGTNLTFCMEL, from the exons ATGTCCGAAGAACAGACTAAAGCGCTCACGCCGGAAAAAGCGGGACGTCCAGAACTGGGCGAAGTGGAGGGGATTCTGCTCTCCCAGGCCACCTGTAATGAATGGCAGCGGATCCAGAGTTTCCAAGCCAGGCCCGACGATCTGCTCATCTGCACCTACCCCAAAGCAG GCACAACGTGGATCCAGGAGATAGTAGACATGATCCAGCAGGATGGGGACTTGGAGAAGTGCAAGCGTGCCCCCATCCACCACCGGCACCCCTTCATCGAGTGGGCTCGTCCGCCCCAACCCTCAG GTGTGGAACAGGCTGAAGCCATGCCCTCGCCACGGACCCTGAAAACCCACCTCCCCGTCAAACTGCTGCCTCCATCCTTTTGGGAACAGCCGTGTAAG tTCCTGTACGTGGCTCGTAATGCCAAGGACTGCATGGTCTCCTACTACCACTTCCAGAGAATGAGCAAGGTGGTGCCTGACCCGGGCCCCTGGCACGAGTACTTTGAGATGTTCATGGCGGGCAAAG TGGGCTGGGGTCCGTGGCATGACCACGTGAAGGGCTGGTGGAAGGTAAAGGACATGCACTGCGTGCTCTTCCTCTTCTACGAGGACATGAAGAAG GACCTGAAGCGTGAGATCCAGAAGGTGGCCCAGTTCCTGGGGAAGAACCTGGACCAGGAGCTTCTGGAGAAGATCGTCTATCACACGACATTCGACGTCATGAAGGACAATCCCCTGGCTAACCGCTCCGGCATCCCCGTGTCCATCATGGACCAGTCCATCTCCCCGTTCATGCGCAAAG GGACTGTTGGGGACTGGAAGAACCACTTCACTGTGGCACAGAATGAGCGCTTTGACGACGACTATGAGGAGAAGATGGCTGGGACCAATCTGACCTTCTGCATGGAGCTCTGA